A section of the Roseivirga sp. BDSF3-8 genome encodes:
- a CDS encoding aldo/keto reductase, which yields MNKRKLGNTSLQTSPIVFGGNVFGWTLDQKASFQMLDEVTASGFDTIDTADVYSRWVEGNQGGESETLIGKWMKDRGNRQEITLITKVGSDMGQGQKDLSEKHILKAADDSLRRLQTDHIDLYLTHWDDDRTPVEETLGAYQKLIEAGKIRYIGASNLSSGRLKASLEASKKHNLPRYEVFQPEYNLYDRQGYEKGVADICKNEGLAVITYFSLASGFLTGKYRKKEDMENKARSGMVKKYLDDRGLNILKALDETSQKHGVTQAGVALAWLIQSPLVTAPIASATKSSHLAAFTQATALTLDQEDLEKLNAASKDNSSAA from the coding sequence ATGAACAAAAGAAAATTAGGAAATACCAGTCTGCAGACCTCCCCCATCGTTTTTGGAGGCAATGTATTCGGCTGGACACTTGACCAGAAAGCCTCATTCCAAATGCTGGATGAGGTGACCGCCTCCGGGTTCGATACCATAGATACTGCAGATGTCTACTCCCGGTGGGTAGAAGGCAATCAGGGCGGAGAGTCCGAAACCCTTATTGGCAAATGGATGAAAGACCGCGGAAACAGGCAGGAGATCACCCTTATCACTAAAGTAGGCTCTGACATGGGACAAGGACAGAAAGACCTTTCGGAAAAACACATACTGAAGGCCGCCGATGACTCACTAAGGCGCTTACAGACCGACCATATAGATTTGTACCTCACCCACTGGGATGACGACCGCACACCTGTAGAGGAAACACTCGGCGCCTATCAGAAGCTGATAGAGGCAGGCAAAATCCGCTACATCGGTGCTTCAAACCTTTCATCCGGGCGGTTAAAAGCTTCCCTGGAGGCAAGCAAAAAGCATAACCTGCCACGTTACGAAGTATTCCAGCCGGAGTACAACCTCTATGACCGCCAGGGCTATGAGAAAGGCGTGGCAGACATATGCAAAAACGAAGGGCTCGCCGTCATCACCTACTTTTCCCTGGCCAGTGGATTCCTAACCGGTAAATACCGCAAAAAAGAAGACATGGAAAACAAAGCCCGTAGTGGCATGGTGAAAAAGTACCTCGATGACCGTGGCCTCAACATACTCAAGGCACTGGATGAAACCTCACAAAAGCACGGCGTGACTCAGGCGGGCGTAGCCCTCGCCTGGTTGATACAGTCCCCACTCGTGACCGCCCCTATTGCCAGTGCCACCAAAAGCAGCCATCTGGCCGCATTTACCCAAGCCACTGCCCTTACCCTCGACCAGGAAGACCTGGAAAAACTCAATGCAGCCTCTAAAGATAATAGCAGCGCTGCATGA
- a CDS encoding bestrophin family protein: MIVARNLRWRHILHYTWKPMLYFLLLSLGVFVLHKVYGLFWLTIPFNGLATLSTALAIYLGFKNNNAYDRWWEARKIWGLLVNYSRAWGREVLTLPMTEVESEKNDLNKWKRQMICRHIAFVHALRVFLRQKHAYNENGVEELIREPNDYNDTISFLSKEEFENTLERNNPPNHINRLQGESLQYAYRRGWLSDFRYVQMSTTLTEFNNHQGMSERIKNTPLPRPYSFFSRVFVYLHGTLVPFAFVEELGWINIVIALVINFVFLALDLVGERTEDPFENRIDDTPLTAISVTIEENLKEMMDEEELPQKPAAVKGAIF; the protein is encoded by the coding sequence ATGATCGTAGCACGTAACCTCAGGTGGAGACATATCCTGCACTATACATGGAAGCCCATGCTTTACTTCCTCCTTCTTTCCCTGGGGGTTTTTGTACTTCATAAAGTGTACGGGCTGTTCTGGCTTACCATCCCCTTTAATGGCCTGGCCACACTTAGTACGGCCCTTGCCATCTACCTAGGTTTTAAAAACAACAACGCCTACGACCGATGGTGGGAAGCCCGTAAAATATGGGGGCTGCTGGTAAACTATAGCCGCGCATGGGGGCGTGAAGTGCTCACCCTGCCTATGACCGAAGTAGAGAGCGAAAAGAACGACCTCAATAAATGGAAAAGGCAAATGATCTGCCGTCACATAGCGTTTGTCCATGCCCTAAGAGTCTTCTTGCGCCAGAAGCACGCCTATAATGAAAATGGCGTGGAGGAGCTCATACGCGAGCCAAATGACTATAACGATACCATTTCATTTCTGTCTAAAGAAGAATTTGAGAACACCCTGGAAAGAAACAATCCGCCCAACCACATCAACCGGCTACAAGGTGAGAGCCTCCAGTACGCATATCGGCGCGGGTGGCTGTCCGACTTCCGCTACGTACAGATGAGTACAACCCTCACAGAGTTCAACAACCATCAGGGCATGAGCGAGCGGATAAAAAACACCCCCCTGCCACGTCCCTACAGCTTCTTCAGCCGCGTATTTGTGTACCTGCACGGCACACTCGTCCCTTTTGCCTTTGTGGAAGAACTCGGCTGGATAAATATCGTGATCGCCCTTGTAATAAACTTCGTATTCCTCGCCCTGGACCTCGTCGGAGAACGTACAGAAGACCCGTTTGAAAACAGGATAGACGACACCCCACTTACCGCTATCAGTGTCACCATAGAAGAGAACCTCAAAGAAATGATGGATGAAGAAGAGCTACCCCAAAAGCCTGCAGCCGTGAAGGGAGCGATATTTTAA
- a CDS encoding ankyrin repeat domain-containing protein — protein MSELFEACRNGDVEYIRSAYEKNPEVVNQKDERGFPLLVMAVYTGRKEVAEFLISHGADINGRDMAGNTPLMGSVFKGNKDMIAWLLQNGADVHARNYTMATALTFAAGYANGEVVKMLLEAGAEKGVEDNNGMKPIDHARKQQNEEAVAALEG, from the coding sequence ATGTCCGAATTATTCGAAGCCTGCCGTAACGGTGATGTGGAGTATATCAGATCTGCCTATGAAAAAAATCCTGAAGTTGTTAATCAGAAAGATGAGCGGGGCTTTCCGCTTCTGGTGATGGCGGTGTATACCGGCCGGAAGGAGGTAGCGGAGTTTCTGATCTCTCATGGGGCTGATATCAATGGCCGGGATATGGCAGGCAATACGCCTCTTATGGGGTCGGTTTTTAAAGGGAATAAGGACATGATTGCATGGCTGCTCCAAAACGGGGCTGATGTGCATGCCCGAAATTATACCATGGCTACGGCTCTTACCTTTGCTGCGGGCTATGCGAATGGCGAAGTGGTGAAAATGCTGCTGGAAGCAGGTGCGGAAAAGGGTGTGGAAGATAACAATGGGATGAAGCCTATAGACCACGCGAGAAAACAACAAAATGAGGAGGCTGTAGCAGCCCTGGAGGGCTGA
- a CDS encoding RtcB family protein, with protein MKIHNYSAEPLHKLYSWIPPGLKADEIVFFPDACSGKSPLPTGTVVKTSQPDWRRFAVSDCGCGMLLARSSVAPEDFDPRAWDAVYRDLKRNKGKLGDLGSGNHFLDAIRPYDEDSLYFLIHTGSRNESKLVDHLVDQREAFDSTFASVCEWASQNRKAVLKVVEKHFGKTELMLDKDHNHFEVIDDGVIIRKGASRLQPGEMTVVPSHMTGDIVTLRGKITVEDVFHSMCHGTGRTMSRSEAKGLARSYDYRQMRERIYIPEEISNDSIKTDAPYCYRDLDQCLSLIDELVEVVQRFSPIAYLGQI; from the coding sequence ATGAAAATCCATAACTATTCAGCAGAACCCCTGCATAAATTATATAGCTGGATACCACCAGGCCTGAAAGCGGATGAGATCGTATTCTTTCCCGATGCGTGCTCCGGTAAGTCACCATTGCCTACAGGCACCGTCGTGAAGACCAGCCAGCCCGATTGGCGCAGGTTTGCCGTCTCAGACTGTGGTTGCGGCATGCTGCTGGCCAGATCCTCTGTTGCCCCTGAGGACTTTGACCCCAGGGCATGGGACGCTGTGTACCGGGACCTGAAAAGGAACAAAGGCAAGCTTGGCGACCTGGGCTCAGGCAATCATTTTCTCGATGCCATAAGGCCCTATGATGAAGACAGCCTGTATTTTCTCATACATACAGGGTCGCGCAATGAGTCGAAGCTTGTAGATCACCTCGTGGATCAAAGGGAAGCTTTTGACAGCACCTTTGCTTCAGTCTGTGAGTGGGCCTCTCAAAATCGTAAAGCTGTATTAAAAGTGGTCGAAAAGCACTTTGGCAAAACCGAACTGATGCTGGACAAGGACCACAATCACTTTGAAGTGATCGATGATGGCGTCATCATTCGAAAAGGCGCCTCCAGACTACAGCCCGGTGAAATGACAGTGGTCCCCTCTCATATGACAGGGGACATCGTCACCCTGCGCGGTAAGATCACAGTAGAAGATGTCTTTCACTCCATGTGCCACGGCACAGGACGCACCATGTCACGCTCAGAGGCCAAAGGGCTGGCCAGGAGCTATGATTACAGGCAAATGAGGGAACGAATCTATATCCCGGAGGAGATCAGCAATGACTCCATCAAGACAGACGCGCCCTACTGCTATCGCGACCTGGACCAGTGCCTGTCGCTGATAGATGAGCTGGTAGAGGTAGTGCAGCGGTTCAGCCCCATTGCCTACCTCGGCCAGATATAG
- a CDS encoding FAD/NAD(P)-binding oxidoreductase: protein MKSHYQILIIGGGTAGIMTAATMLNKDKSLDIAIIEPSDTHYYQPAWTLVGAGTYDYQKTRRPMAEVMPKGADWIKDHADSFDPENNSVHTHASGNLTYDYLVVCPGLVMEPSLIEGLAESLGKGVVCSNYTDPLHTYEVLKNFRGGNAIFTQPTTPIKCGGAPQKIAYLAADYFRKHKIDANVIFATPGAVIFGVKEIAATLHQVINRYGIHFRPFYAPVKIDGANRIATFKYVKPGENQCTITENNDLGEVLSSEGANTIRVPFDMLHLAPPQAAPRFIRESPLVNEAGWVDVDTQTLQHKRYPNIFSLGDVAALPTAKTGAAIRKQMPVVVDNIMHLIQDKKIGSKHYNGYSSCPLVTGYRKMALAEFDYNQKFTPDPKLKQLLIFDSSKEHWRLWMLKKYGLPYLYWNKMMKGKEV from the coding sequence ATGAAATCACACTATCAAATACTCATCATAGGAGGAGGTACCGCCGGCATCATGACGGCAGCTACTATGCTCAACAAGGACAAATCCCTTGACATAGCCATCATTGAACCTTCGGACACGCACTACTATCAACCTGCCTGGACCCTCGTGGGGGCAGGTACCTACGATTACCAAAAGACGCGGCGCCCTATGGCAGAAGTCATGCCAAAAGGGGCTGACTGGATAAAGGACCACGCAGATTCTTTTGACCCTGAAAACAACTCGGTACATACCCATGCCAGTGGTAACCTTACCTATGATTACCTGGTCGTATGCCCCGGCCTGGTCATGGAGCCTTCGCTCATAGAGGGCCTGGCAGAGTCCCTTGGCAAAGGCGTGGTATGCAGTAACTACACCGACCCCCTGCACACCTATGAGGTACTTAAAAACTTCAGGGGAGGCAATGCCATCTTCACCCAGCCCACCACCCCTATCAAGTGTGGCGGGGCACCGCAGAAGATCGCCTACCTGGCAGCCGATTACTTCAGAAAACATAAGATTGACGCAAATGTCATCTTTGCCACCCCGGGCGCCGTCATATTTGGTGTGAAGGAGATTGCCGCCACCCTGCACCAGGTAATCAACCGCTACGGCATACACTTCAGGCCCTTCTATGCCCCTGTGAAAATTGACGGCGCCAACCGTATCGCCACCTTTAAGTATGTGAAACCGGGCGAAAATCAGTGCACCATCACAGAGAATAACGACCTCGGCGAAGTACTCTCCTCTGAAGGTGCCAATACCATCCGGGTGCCCTTCGATATGCTGCACCTCGCCCCGCCACAGGCAGCCCCCCGGTTCATTCGTGAGTCACCCCTCGTCAATGAAGCCGGATGGGTAGACGTAGACACACAAACCTTGCAGCATAAACGCTACCCCAACATCTTCAGCCTCGGAGATGTCGCTGCCCTCCCTACCGCCAAAACAGGCGCCGCCATTCGCAAGCAGATGCCCGTAGTGGTGGATAATATCATGCACCTTATCCAAGACAAAAAGATAGGCAGCAAACACTACAATGGCTATTCATCATGCCCCCTCGTAACAGGCTATCGTAAAATGGCCCTGGCAGAGTTCGACTACAATCAGAAGTTCACCCCCGATCCCAAGCTTAAGCAATTGCTCATATTCGACAGCAGTAAGGAACACTGGCGCCTATGGATGCTCAAAAAATACGGCCTCCCCTACCTCTATTGGAACAAGATGATGAAAGGAAAAGAAGTCTGA